Genomic DNA from Nicotiana tabacum cultivar K326 chromosome 21, ASM71507v2, whole genome shotgun sequence:
TATAGCCAACTTGCAATGCATTTCAACATCTCTCTTTATAAGTTCTTGACACTTTTtgttttttctcctttttattcTCATTTGATAGTACTACTACTCCaataaaaatgccaaattttaGACCATTTCTTCACTTTACTATTCTCATTCTTCTCATCAACTCTGGCCTAACTCTTTGCCACACCAAAGGGCTTAGGCCAAAGAGAAATGCCAAAGGAAAACAACTAACAGTGAATATGACACAAGTTCAACAATCAGAACAACAATTCATGAAATGGGTTCAATTTGTTGGAAGCCTAAAACATTCCCTTTTCAAAACAGCCAAAAATAAAATCTTCCCTTCTTTCACTCTTACTGTTGATAAAAATCCTTCTCATGGAGATTTTACTTCAATTCAAGATGCCATTGATTCTCTCCCATTTGTCAATCTTATCAGAGTTGTTATCAAAATCCATGCAGGAGTTTACACGTAAGTCGCATTAATTTTTATCGATCGTAACGGTGTTCAAGTCAGTTTGAGCGTACCTCAACTTTTCTACTGGATAGTTACGTTGTAGCCTAGATGCGCGAAAGCTTACACTcctgttttttcaatttttataatttGAGTATTTCCGCTTTCTTTGGATGAGTGATTGTCATTGAACGTGCGCGTACTTCAACTATTCTACTGGATAGTCGTAGTCGAGATGTGCGAAAGCCGACGCTACtgttttttcaaattataaaattaaatattacccCTTTCTTTGGATGAGTGATTGTCATTGAACGTGTTTAAGTCAGTTTACGCGTACTTCAACTACCCTACTAGATAGTTGTAGTGCGCGAAAACTACTCTACTAGATAGTTGTAGTGCGCGAAAACTGACACTCCTATTTTTTCAATTTATAAAATTGAATATTTCCCCTTTCTTTAGATGAGTGATTGTCATTGAACATCTACATTCtacattttgttatttttattgaaattttacTTTTTGAATAGCTCAATTTGATGAAGACATATGTACTAACTTTTAACCATCTATTTCATAATTTATTGAATTTAAGTTTTTCTCCTTAAAAAGTGTTTGTCTTGGTGTAGTATCATGTGTGTGACTCTCCTTTTCTTTGTTCATTCATCTGTCTTTTCTTAGTCTTCACATGCTGTAATGTTTTGCAGTTGTAGTCAATTGTCAATTCTTGGAATTGTGATGAAAAgaatttcctttttgttttctgtcCTTTGCTTTTGTCGTTTACAGTCTTGTGATCAGATAGAAAATGTTAAAAACATATGAGTAGTTAAGAGTTATGTTCTTTTCAATTAGGACTATGAAATTGTCAAGTGGTTTATACattatcttttattttgtttcacaTATTTGTTCAAGATTGAAGGGAGTTTCAGTGCAATTTTAAAAGTTGCCGCCGTATAATCAGAAAGGTTACGGGTTCAAATTGCAAAACTAATCATTTGCAAGATTAGACTGCATACATATGAGCCAATGTGATTCAATCCTTCTTTAGACCTACGCGTAAAGGGTCGCCATATAATCAGAAAGGTGACGGGTtcaaattgcaaaaatagtcttTTGCAGAAATGCAAGATTAGACTGCATACATATAATTCAATGTGATTCGAACCTTCTTTAGACATTGTGCATAACGGGAATTTAGTGCACTGAGttaccttttatttatatttgttcaAGATAATGTCTTCAACTCTaaagttttatttcaatttttaacTGAAAATATGAATTATTTTGCAGGGAGAAAGTAAATATACCACCATTTAAATCATTTATAACAATAGAAGGAGCAGGAGCAGATAAAACAATAATTCAGTGGGGAGATACAGCACAAACTCCTGGACCAAATGGAAAACCCCTCGGCACTTTTGGTTCTGCAACTTTTGCTGTGAATTCCCCTTATTTCCAGGCCAAGAATATTACTTTCAAGGTACAGaattctttttttgcttttttcactTGGTTAGTTGCTTTTTAAGAAATACAAAATTGGAATCCAACAAATCAAAActgttataatttatttaaggCCTGAAAAAAGTATCATGATTATGTGTGAGTCTAATTCCTTTTGTTAAATCAGTGAATTTTAACATGTAATAGTAGGTCAATAATGATTGTATCAGGACTAATTAATGTTTATCTTGGAGATTTACCTCAAATTACCTTATAAATAACctaattgtgtaaatatttttacaCAGTTAGTAAATAGAACTTAAACTCGTTTGTTAATTGAGCGATGGCCTCAGCTGGGATACTATGTTAAAATGGATTAACGATCTAATTTAGAGGTTTAAATTTGTGCTCTTAAACATGTCATGATATTTCTGTGGCTATAAAATCATGCATTAAAggtaaaatgagaagtttaaagttaaattattttaaaacatagaaaaatatattgaagaaggagaaccttggtgtaactggtaattaaaattgttgtcatgtgaccaggaggttatGGGTTCGAGCTgtgaaacagcctcttgcagaaatgcagggtaagactgcctacaatagacctttgtggtccgGTCCGTCACCAGACCCagcacatagcgggagcttagtgcaccgggttgccctttattttattttattttatagaaaggtatattattctttttaaaacaaaccaaaaaagaaaaatatggcACATACACTGGACAAAGTTGCAACAAAATattgttacctttttttttttgtttgtcaaATGTTGTCTATATTAGAAATTCTTGGTTTTCACTTTAATTTCCGAAAGCTAAAAagaataatgataataattataaaatgcaGAATACAACACCAGTGCCAGCAGCAGGAGCAATTGGAAAACAAGCAGTAGCATTTAGAATATCAGCAGATACAGCAGCTTTTGTTGGTTGTAAATTCTTGGGAGCTCAAGATACACTCTATGATCATTTGGGTAGACATTATTACAAAGATTGTTATATTGAAGGTTCTGTGGATTTCATCTTTGGCAATGGTCTTTCTTTCTTTGAGGTAATTGATTACTTCTCTTCCATTTTTTTCAATAGAGCAGAGTGTAAAAAATGTTGATATTCATTTTAATTCCATGTTGGTTTGATCATCTAAAATCTTAATCACTCAATTCTTGAAAGGATTTAAGTTATGCACACCGTTACCATCGGGTTTTATCTTTACATGTTTTAGCAACATGCTGAATTAGAGTGTGAGGCTCAGGTTCGATCGAACCCAGTAACTCTGGCCCAAATCCAATACTTAATTTAATCAACATGCGATGCTGCAAAGCTGAAGACACAAGATCTAGTTAAAATTATAGTATAAAGAGAAAAAACATTAGAAGCTCAAATAATGCTAGAGATAATGTTGTCAGATTGCACATAAGAGAAATGTTAAAAAAAAGTTTGTGTTCTGTGAGCTAACAGTGTAATCTTTTTTAAGGATTATTAGGTTAAGTTGATTTACAAATAGTTGGGTCGTTGTTCTTATAAATTAACCCCCAAACAGATTTTTGTAAACCAAAATTTCCGTGAAAAGATTACCAGATTCTGTTTTTATCTCTATCAAACTATATTTGCAGAATCGATTTTTTTAAATGTCTGTCACATCTATCCTGTATTTGTATATCTAGGGGATTAGTTGTCTCCTCTGTAATGATTTTTTCTGTAAATAGAACCATGAAAAACTTGGAATAATAGACCACTCAAGTCTAATATGGAAACCTTAAAAAAATAGCGTAATAACTTTATAATCGATTAAATTACACtactaatataaaaaataatttacacTTAAACTCAATGTTATCTGACGGCGGACCTACATTGAACCTTATGGGGGCTTGAGCACCCATTATATTTTACTCAAACATTATATTTTTATGTTGGAAGCTAGTAATAATATACAAAGATATCGACTGGGCATCCAATCTCAGAAAGTAGATTTGTCTATATAATAATTGGAATATTATTTGTGTATTTGTCTATATAATTTGAAAAGACAAATAACTCGAATCGAAACTAAAGTTGATCAAACCGATTAGATGTAACCATGGGCGGATCCAGCAGATGAATTATGGGTTCCCGTGAACCCAATAGATTTTGTCAAGATCCTGTATTCATATTGAAAAATACATTAAATGTATAAGAATATTTAGCTTGGAACTCATACTGTTAATCCAGTAATTAGGAGTATATATTAACTTGGGATTTCTTTAGGAACCCATAAACTTAAAATTGTGGATCCGCCTCTGGATGTAACTCTATTTGAATCGTGTAAATAGCAACACGACTACTTTCAAAATAGTAGGGAACCTCCAAATTCTAGATTCGTCTCTGCCCACGACTTAAACATCCTGAGTCTGTCAGTCAGAGGCGAACCCAAGATTTGAGAGTGGCGGGGGCACATAAGCCAACTACTCAACCAGTGTCCCTATATATAGCTTTTGAGCTTAAGGGTTCTAAGTAAAATATATAACCGTTTTCGAcgtatatacacatatatatctATAATTTTTGCCGAAGTTAAACAGGGTCCGATAACCCCTCTATTCCTAACATAGGTCCGCCTTTGCTGCCAGTACCGATATAGTCAAATCATGTGAGTTTGATGTTAAATCATTCAGGTAGTGGCAGAGCCACATGCACCAAAGGGGTGTCGACCGACACCCCTTCatcgaaaaattatactgtataccttggtaatttttaaaaaaatatgtatatatgctATATAATGACACCTCTTGACTTTTTAgtgagtttatttctttatattttgactcccctTAATAAAAATTTCGGTTCCGCCTCTACATTCAGGGATGTCATTTGCACGCAATAGCACCAGTGACAGGGGCAGTAACAGCACAAGGAAGAAGCAGTATGTTGGAGGACACTGGCTTTAGCTTTGTCAACTGTAAAGTCACGGGTTCTGGTGCTTTGTACCTTGGAAGAGCTTGGGGTCCCTTCTCTAGGGTTGTCTTTGCATATACTTATATGGACAATATTATCATCCCTAAAGGTTGGCATAATTGGGGTGACCCCCTTCGAGAAATGTAAGTTTCTCTATCGCCCGTTTTATTTTATCTGTTTAACTGAGTACAGAATTTacgggaaaaaataaaatattttgatgcatatatatatagagagagagcaCACTTAAAACTTATAGTCCTAGATGACATTGCTATGACTATACCAAAATGTCGTTAAGGTTAAAATGTGAACTTTAAAGCTAAACATATAACCGGAGCTAGGGGATAAATAAGAGTGTTCACCTAAATCCGCTTAGCTAGAAAATTAcattaaagtaaaaaaatattatgTGTATATTAAATGTTGAATCCTCTTGATGTCTTCACATATTTTTTTGTTATTGAATCCTTTGGTGAAATTGTTTACCTCCAACAATGACAAAAGAATTCCGAAATATAGAAGTATATTATTATTTCTAGAGATTCGTAAACTGCTATCTTTACTTGTTGTTTGATTGTTATATatctttcgttttttttttttttttaatatactgTTGTTATTACTTGTGGCCTATGCTTCTTTTCATCTATTCTCTAgttgagggtctatcggaaatagcttCTCCGTCCTCCCGGAGTAGGGATAAGATTTGTGTACGcattatcctccccagaccccactt
This window encodes:
- the LOC107776445 gene encoding putative pectinesterase 53 is translated as MPNFRPFLHFTILILLINSGLTLCHTKGLRPKRNAKGKQLTVNMTQVQQSEQQFMKWVQFVGSLKHSLFKTAKNKIFPSFTLTVDKNPSHGDFTSIQDAIDSLPFVNLIRVVIKIHAGVYTEKVNIPPFKSFITIEGAGADKTIIQWGDTAQTPGPNGKPLGTFGSATFAVNSPYFQAKNITFKNTTPVPAAGAIGKQAVAFRISADTAAFVGCKFLGAQDTLYDHLGRHYYKDCYIEGSVDFIFGNGLSFFEGCHLHAIAPVTGAVTAQGRSSMLEDTGFSFVNCKVTGSGALYLGRAWGPFSRVVFAYTYMDNIIIPKGWHNWGDPLREMTVFFGQYKCSGPGASFAGRVSWCRELTDQEAKPFISLSFIDGSEWINF